The stretch of DNA GCATCTTCCGCGCCTACGACATCCGTGGCGTCGTGGGTCAGTCGCTCGACGCCGGCGTGGCCGAACTGATCGGTCATGCCATCGGCTCGCTGATGCACGACCAGGGCCTGACCGACATCGTGGTGGGCCGTGACGGCCGCCTGTCCGGCCCGATGCTGACCGAGGGCCTGATCGCCGGCCTGCGCAAGGCCGGACGCAACGTCGTCGATATCGGCATGGCGCCCACGCCGGTGGTGTACTTCGGCGCCTATCACCTGCGCGCGGGCTCGTGCGTGTCGGTGACCGGCAGCCACAACCCGCCCGACTACAACGGCTTCAAGATCGTGGTTGGCGGCGAAACCCTGTCTGGCACCGCGATCACCGACCTGTATGCGCGCATCGCCGAGGACCGCCTGCACCTGGGCGACCTGGGCAAGCTGAGCGAGCGCGACATCTCCGAGGACTACGTCCAGCGCATCGCCTCGGACGTGCAGATCGATCGTCCGTTGAAGATCGTGGTCGATGCCGGCAATGGCGTCGCCGGCGAGATCGGTCCGCGCGTGCTCAGCGCGATCGGCGCCGAAGTCACGCCGCTGTACTGCGACATCGACGGCACCTTCCCGAACCACCACCCGGACCCGAGCGAGCCGCACAACCTGGTCGACCTGACCAAGATGGTGCAGCGCCTCGACGCCGACCTCGGCATTGCCTTCGACGGCGATGGCGACCGCCTGGGCGTGGTCACCCGCGACGGCGAGAACATCTTCCCCGACCGCCTGCTGATGCTGTTCGCCGCCGACGTGCTCGAGCGCAACCCGGGCGCGGTGATCCTGTATGACGTGAAGTGCACCGGTCGCCTGCCGGGCCAGATCCTGCGCCATGGCGGCAGCCCGCTCATGTGGAAGACCGGGCACTCGCTGATCAAGGCCAAGATGCGCGAGACCGACGCCGAGCTGGCCGGCGAGATGAGCGGCCACTTCTTCTTCAAGGAGCGCTGGTACGGCTTCGACGACGGCATCTATGCCGCAGCGCGCCTGCTCGAGATCCTGGCCGCGCAGCCGCGCAGTCCGGCCGAGACGCTGGCGGCGCTGCCCAATGGCGTGTCGACCCCGGAGATCAAGGTCGACGCACCCGATGGCGACCCGCACACGTTCGTCGACCGCTTCCGCGACGAAGCGCGCTTCGAAGGTGGGCGCCTGTCGACCATCGATGGCCTGCGCGTCGACTTTGCCGATGGCTGGGGCCTGGTGCGTGCCTCCAACACCACGCCGGTGCTGGTGATGCGCTTCGATGCCGACAGCGCCGACGCGCTGGCGCGCATCAAGGCGGACTTCCGCAGTCAGTTGCTGGCGCTGAAGCCGGACCTGGTGCTGCCGTTCTGATCAGGCCGACCCTTCTCCTGCTTGGGGAGAAGGGTCGCTTTGTTTCGCTGGAGGCTGGCGGGTAGGACCGGTTCCGCTCAGCTCTTCATTGCGTGATACCGCTCCAGCGCCGCAGCCAGGTCCTCGTCGATCAGCTCGCGCTCGGCCAGCTGCGAAGCCAGCATCGAGCGCTGCCGCAGCAACAGCTCGTGCTGGGTCAGGATGTTGTCACTGGCCTTCTTCGGCACGGGCTTGCCGTTCAGCTCGGTCTCGCCGGCGCGGCCCAGCAGGCTGATCAGGCTCTGTCGACGGCCTTCGACTCCCAGCCGGGAGGCTTTGATCGTCTCGTCCATCAACGCGATGCGCTCGCCGAATGCACGGCGCAGGTCCTCTTCGGTCGCGTAGGACTCGGCCATCGCCCGATCACGGCGCGTCGCCACCTCGGCCGCCGCTTTGGCTTCCTGGTCGAGCTTGGCCTGCACCGCGGCGGCGGCGCGCTCTTCGTCGGTCAGCGCGCGCGGCAGCTGGCTGACGGCACGGCCGCTCTTGGCATTGAATTCGGTGCGTGCGTTGTCGACCGCGTGCGCCGGCAGGGCGTCGCCACAGACCTTGGCGCCGTTCTCGTTCCAGCAGTAAAGCTTCTTCGTCGGAGCCTGCTGCGCCAGCGTCGATCCGGTCACGGCGATCAGCAGGGTGCAGGCGAGCAGGGGAAGCGTCTTGGTCATTGGGGGTTTGCTGGCGGCAACGTTATTCACAATCGCATGCAAGACTCACGCCATCGCCCGCCAATGCCGGCGAGATCACATCGGTGATCACGCTGAGGTCTGGCTGCCATAGGCGTCGCGGTACGCCAGCAGGCGTTCGCGCTGGCTGGAGAGCTCGGCATTGCCACCGGCGAAGGTGAGCAGGTCCGACAGATTGGCCACTGCGATCACGGGCAGGCCCTGGTCGGCTGCGACCGTTTGTGCCGCAGAGCGTCGGGAAGTGGCCGGATCCACGGCCTCCTGGCGGTCCAGCGCGATCACTATCCCGGCCGGTTCGCCGCCGCCATCGCGGATGATCGACAGCGCTTCGCGGATCGCCGTCCCGGCCGTGATCACGTCATCGACGATCAGCACCTTGCGGCCCTGCAGCGGCGCGCCGATCAGGCTGCCGCCTTCGCCGTGGGTCTTGGCTTCCTTGCGGTTGAACGCCAGCGGCAGGTCGCGGCCGCGGCGCGCGTACTCGCACGCCAGCGCGGTGGCCAGCGGGATGCCCTTGTAGGCCGGACCGAACAGCAGGTCGAAGCCGACCCCATGGCCATCGATCGCATCGGCATAACAGGCGGCCAGCTCGGCCAGGGCCGTGCCGGAGTCGAAGCGACCGGCGTTGAAGAAGTACGGACTCTGGCGACCGGACTTGAGGGTGAACTCGCCGAAGCGCAGGGCCTCGGCGCGCAGGGCGAGTTGCAGGAAGCGGGTGCGATGGTCGGTCATGGAAGGAGCGTTGTCAGTGAAGGGGGAAGTACATCAGGTGCTGCGGACCGGCGCTGCCGCCCTGGTAGAGTTCGCCGGTGTCGACGAAGCCGACTTTGCGGTAGGCGGCGATCGCGGGGTGGTTGTTGCAGTTGACGGTCAGCACCAGCAAGGCGCGATCGGGATGGCGCCGGCGCAGGTCGGCGCAACAGGCCACCATGGCCTGCGTGCCGAGGCCACGCCCCTGCTGGTCGTGTTCGATCACGAACGCGCGCAGGCCAACGCTGGGGGCGTGCATGGGCCGGCCAGCGACGGCATTGGGGGCGAAGTCGAGACGGTAGAAGCCGACGACACGGTCGTCGTCCAGCACCGCCATTGCCTCGCTCATCGGGTCGCGCAGGCTGTCGGCCAGGTTGAAGGCGGTGTCGCCAACGTAGCGGTACTGGTCCTCGCCGACGCGAAGCTCCCGCACCGCAGCGGCCATGGTCTCGTCGAGGACGCAGGCGACGCTCACGCGGGTGGCGACTTGGACGGATGGCGCAGGCGCTGGCATGGCGGGAATGATAGGCCCTGCCTGCCGCGTCCGGGCTATGATCGCCGCACACCGTCATGGAGTGCGCATGCGCATCATCAGCTTCAACGCCAATGGCCTGCGGTCGGCCGCCAACAAGGGCTTCTTCGACTGGTTCCGCTCCCAGGATGCCGACGTGTTGTGCGTTCAGGAAACCAAGGCGCAGGAACACCAGCTTGGTGATGCGGACGGCTTGAAATCGGAGTTCCGCCCCGACGGTTACAAGGCGTGGTTCAAGGACGCCAGCACCAAGAAGGGCTACAGCGGCGTGGCGATCTACAGCCGCCGCGAGCCCGATGAAGTGCGCACCGCGATGGGCTGGGCACCGTTCGACGATGAAGGCCGCTACATCGAAGCGCGCTTTGGCAACCTCAGCGTGGTGTCGTTCTACATTCCCTCCGGTTCCTCCGGCGACGAACGCCAGGGCTTCAAGTTCGAAGTCATGGAGTGGCTCAAGCCGCGCCTGGACGAATGGCTCGCAAGCGGCCGCGACTACGTGCTGTGCGGCGACTGGAACATCGTCCGCTCGCGCCTGGACATCAAGAACTGGACCAGCAACCAGAAGAACTCCGGCTGCCTGCCGCCCGAGCGCGAGTGGCTCAACGGCCTGTGTGCCGAAGACAGCGGCTGGGTCGATGCCTACCGCGCGCTGCACGTCGACGGCCAGGACTACACCTGGTGGAGCAACCGCGGCGCCGCACGCGCCAACAACGTCGGTTGGCGCATCGACTACCAGCTGGCGACGCCGTCGCTGCGCGACAAGCTGAAGGCCTGCTCGATCTCGCGCGACCCGCGCTTCTCCGACCACGCCCCTTTCACGGTCGACTATGAGCTCTGACGTCGCTGTCGCCGCCAAGCCGGCGCCCAAAGGCTGGCGACTGGTGCTGGCCAACCTGAGCCAGCCCAAGGTGCTGGTGATGCTGCTGCTGGGCTTCAGCTCGGGCATCCCGCTGTACCTGGTCGGCAACACGCTCGGCTTCTGGATGCGCGAAAACGCCATCGAGCTGTCGACGATCGGTTTCCTGTCGTGGGTGGGGCTGGCCTATTCGCTGAAGTTCCTGTGGGCGCCACTGGTCGACAAGCTCGATGCGCCCGTGCTCGGCCGCTGGCTCGGCCGCCGCCGCGGCTGGATGCTGCTGTCGCAGATCGTGGTCGCCGTGGCCCTGGTTGGCATGGCGCTGGTGCAGCCCCAGCAGGGGCAACTGGTGCTGGCCGGTGTCGTGGTCGACCAGTTGCTGGTGTTCGGCGTGCTGGCGCTGGTGGTGGCCTTTGCCTCGGCCACCCAGGACATCGTCATCGACGCCTGGCGCATCGAGATCGCCGACAGCAACGAGCAGCAGGGCCTGCTGACCTCGACTTCGGCGCTGGGCTACCGCGGCGCGCTGCTGGTCACCGACGCCCTGATCCTGATCTTCGCCGCCCATGTCGGCTGGTCGGTGTCGTACGAGCTGATGGCCGCGCTGATGGCCGTGGGCATGGTCGCGACCCTGGCCGCGCGCGAACCTGCGTCCAGCGTGCTGGCGGCGAAGACGTCGCATCCGGCGCTGTTCACCGCCAAGGGCCTGTACGACGCCCTGGTCGGTCCGTTCGTGGTGTTCTTCCGCGATCACGGCAGCTGGGCGCTGCTGATGCTGGTGACGATCAGCCTGTACCGGATGCCGGATTTTGTCTTCGGCCCGATGGCCAACCCGTTCTATGCGGACCTCGGGATCGACAAGGAAACCGTCGGCGCCGTGCGCGGTTCGTTCGGCCTGGTGGCGACCATCGTCGGCATTGCCGCGGCCGGCCTGTCGGCGCTGCGCTTCGGCTTCATCGCCACGCTGCTGGCCGGTGCCGTGCTCGGCCCCGCCTCCAATCTTGCCTTCGCCTACCTCGCCCACCACGGAGCGGACCCGGGCGTGTTCACCGCGGCGATGGTGATCGACAACTTCTGCAACGGCTTCGCCGGCGTGGCCCTGATCGGCTACATGTCGAGCCTGACCAACGTCGGCTACACCGCCACCCAGTACGCCCTGCTCAGCTCGTTCTACGCCCTGCCGGGCAAGTTCCTGAAGGGGCTGTCCGGGGTCGCGGTCGAGCACTTGGAAGTGGGGCGCAGTTTGCTCGACGCCTATTCGCTATTCTTCGTGGGTACGGCCCTTATCGGCGTGCCTGCGTTGCTGCTTTGCCTGATACTGGCCGTGCGCCGTCCCGGCGCGGCGCCTCGTGCGCCTGCGGCCAATGGTTTAACCGGATAGCCCGTGCACCTGGAAGCACGCTGCCCGTGAAGGAGTACCCATGACCGACATCATCCTGCACGACATCGACCCCCTGCTGCTCGACCGCATCAAGCGCGTCGCCAACCAGCGTGGCTGGGGTCTGCAGGAGTCGCTGATGCATCTGCTCGAGCATGGCCTGTTTGCCATCGAAGCCGAGATTGCCGCGCGTTTCACCGACAGCGACGCGATGGCCCTGCAGGCTGCGATCTCGGCGCTCGAGGGGATTCCCAGCGACCCCGGCTATGCCCTGATCGGCCGTGTCGAACGGCCCGCAGACGTGAAAACGCCGACGCTTGAACAGCAGGGCCTGACCGATATCGACCGCGACCTGCTCGCTTTCGTCAAGAAGTCCTGAGGCACGATCGGCCCGGAAGGCGCCACGTCAGGCCGGAAAAATCGCCCCGAGCACGCGCGGACCGCGGGCACCACTGACGCTGGGCAGGTTGCCGGGCAAGCCGGACAGGGTTTGCCGGGCCAGCCAAGCGAAGCCCATGGCCTCGACGAAGTCCGGGTCGACGCCATGGCGTGCGGTCGATTCGACGGTTGCGCCAGGCAGATGCTGGCCGATCGCCGCAAGCAGGCGCGGGTTATGCACGCCGCCACCGCAAGCCAGCACGCGACGGGTGTCGGGCTGGTGGGCGAGGAGGGCATCGGCAATGGTGATCGCGCTCAGTTCCAGCAGCGTCGCCTGCACGTCGGCCGCGGCATGCGTGCCTGAAAGCCGTGCCTGCAGCCAGTCGAGATGGAAGTGCTCGCGGCCGGTGCTCTTCGGCGGCGGCAGCATGAACCAGGG from Lysobacter arenosi encodes:
- a CDS encoding exodeoxyribonuclease III codes for the protein MRIISFNANGLRSAANKGFFDWFRSQDADVLCVQETKAQEHQLGDADGLKSEFRPDGYKAWFKDASTKKGYSGVAIYSRREPDEVRTAMGWAPFDDEGRYIEARFGNLSVVSFYIPSGSSGDERQGFKFEVMEWLKPRLDEWLASGRDYVLCGDWNIVRSRLDIKNWTSNQKNSGCLPPEREWLNGLCAEDSGWVDAYRALHVDGQDYTWWSNRGAARANNVGWRIDYQLATPSLRDKLKACSISRDPRFSDHAPFTVDYEL
- a CDS encoding AmpG family muropeptide MFS transporter; the encoded protein is MSSDVAVAAKPAPKGWRLVLANLSQPKVLVMLLLGFSSGIPLYLVGNTLGFWMRENAIELSTIGFLSWVGLAYSLKFLWAPLVDKLDAPVLGRWLGRRRGWMLLSQIVVAVALVGMALVQPQQGQLVLAGVVVDQLLVFGVLALVVAFASATQDIVIDAWRIEIADSNEQQGLLTSTSALGYRGALLVTDALILIFAAHVGWSVSYELMAALMAVGMVATLAAREPASSVLAAKTSHPALFTAKGLYDALVGPFVVFFRDHGSWALLMLVTISLYRMPDFVFGPMANPFYADLGIDKETVGAVRGSFGLVATIVGIAAAGLSALRFGFIATLLAGAVLGPASNLAFAYLAHHGADPGVFTAAMVIDNFCNGFAGVALIGYMSSLTNVGYTATQYALLSSFYALPGKFLKGLSGVAVEHLEVGRSLLDAYSLFFVGTALIGVPALLLCLILAVRRPGAAPRAPAANGLTG
- a CDS encoding GNAT family N-acetyltransferase; amino-acid sequence: MSVACVLDETMAAAVRELRVGEDQYRYVGDTAFNLADSLRDPMSEAMAVLDDDRVVGFYRLDFAPNAVAGRPMHAPSVGLRAFVIEHDQQGRGLGTQAMVACCADLRRRHPDRALLVLTVNCNNHPAIAAYRKVGFVDTGELYQGGSAGPQHLMYFPLH
- the pyrE gene encoding orotate phosphoribosyltransferase, encoding MTDHRTRFLQLALRAEALRFGEFTLKSGRQSPYFFNAGRFDSGTALAELAACYADAIDGHGVGFDLLFGPAYKGIPLATALACEYARRGRDLPLAFNRKEAKTHGEGGSLIGAPLQGRKVLIVDDVITAGTAIREALSIIRDGGGEPAGIVIALDRQEAVDPATSRRSAAQTVAADQGLPVIAVANLSDLLTFAGGNAELSSQRERLLAYRDAYGSQTSA
- a CDS encoding phosphomannomutase/phosphoglucomutase, with the protein product MKGVEKEQLTASAAQLKAVLPLVIVTCALLAAWFGWSGWQLHQDGERRQAVAQVRDDTLLAAQRALITEQKQLTQRLAAPALQAALAAGDLAAASSELGKGWAGATDVVILPTDLTAEYAALPKGGYGRLGVIEAAIASDRPTAGLVRHGGGPQLALAAPARSGEATVGVAYVRLPLQKVTAVLENAEVSDDSYIALRQGGFSALERGDTTLAGGAEALAAKVPGTDLRVAAAVPDVAGGPLGLDAALCFVAAAVFALLALLAWRLPHLKLARGKAETAEEGVVQTLAESMESLPQPVKPPPVPSTKPATPALPVAIDRGIFRAYDIRGVVGQSLDAGVAELIGHAIGSLMHDQGLTDIVVGRDGRLSGPMLTEGLIAGLRKAGRNVVDIGMAPTPVVYFGAYHLRAGSCVSVTGSHNPPDYNGFKIVVGGETLSGTAITDLYARIAEDRLHLGDLGKLSERDISEDYVQRIASDVQIDRPLKIVVDAGNGVAGEIGPRVLSAIGAEVTPLYCDIDGTFPNHHPDPSEPHNLVDLTKMVQRLDADLGIAFDGDGDRLGVVTRDGENIFPDRLLMLFAADVLERNPGAVILYDVKCTGRLPGQILRHGGSPLMWKTGHSLIKAKMRETDAELAGEMSGHFFFKERWYGFDDGIYAAARLLEILAAQPRSPAETLAALPNGVSTPEIKVDAPDGDPHTFVDRFRDEARFEGGRLSTIDGLRVDFADGWGLVRASNTTPVLVMRFDADSADALARIKADFRSQLLALKPDLVLPF